Proteins from a single region of Fusobacterium gonidiaformans ATCC 25563:
- a CDS encoding ABC transporter ATP-binding protein, translated as MKIYQKLKLYAGEKIGYAYCSIFLSFLASLFLLLPYWLLWGFLKELVLVQNIKNVRYYATWIVIFMMIYGIFYFLSLWCSHLLAFRLETNLRKEGIKHLLNASFSFFEKNSSGKIRKLIDDNASETHTIVAHLLPDLVGTALLPLGMVIIFFRIDIILGCSLLFMIGIGIWQLKDMMGEQEFMKTYMISLEKMNAEAVEYVRGMQVIKIFNTTIQSFKAFYDAILSYSNYALHYSMSCRRAYVWFQVLFHLFITFPLPIAILFMRHGANEKLVLIKIIFYVIFAGLLFLAFMRVMYVGMYHFQALEVISKLEALFDEMERNNVTYGKLEQANHFDLEFKKVSFCYEEQYVCKELSFQLKEKKTYALVGSSGGGKSTIAKLLSGFYSVQEGEILLGGKNIKEYSETFLSKHIAFVFQNSKLWKKTIFENVKMGREDASYEEVMKALEKAQCEDILNKFEERENTLIGAKGVYLSGGEIQRIAIARAILKNADIVILDEASAAADPENEYELQRAFSNLMKDKTVIMIAHRLSSIQNVDEILVIDQGSIIERGNHKELMANKSRYADLQKFFSEANDWRIEND; from the coding sequence ATGAAAATTTATCAAAAATTGAAACTATATGCTGGAGAAAAAATAGGATATGCCTATTGTTCTATTTTTCTATCTTTTTTAGCTTCTCTATTTTTATTATTGCCCTACTGGTTATTATGGGGATTTTTGAAAGAGTTAGTTTTGGTTCAAAATATTAAAAATGTGAGATATTATGCAACTTGGATTGTTATTTTTATGATGATTTATGGGATTTTCTATTTTTTATCACTTTGGTGTTCCCATTTATTAGCTTTTCGTCTGGAAACCAATTTACGAAAGGAAGGAATTAAACATCTCTTAAATGCTTCTTTTTCTTTTTTTGAAAAAAACTCTTCTGGAAAGATACGAAAACTGATTGATGATAATGCCTCAGAAACGCATACTATTGTTGCTCATTTGTTACCTGATTTAGTAGGGACGGCTCTACTACCTTTAGGAATGGTTATTATTTTCTTTCGTATTGACATTATTTTAGGATGTAGTTTACTTTTTATGATAGGAATTGGTATATGGCAGTTAAAAGATATGATGGGAGAACAAGAATTCATGAAAACATATATGATATCTTTAGAGAAGATGAATGCGGAAGCAGTAGAATATGTAAGAGGAATGCAAGTGATTAAGATTTTTAATACAACTATTCAATCTTTTAAAGCATTTTATGATGCTATTTTATCTTATTCTAATTATGCACTACATTACTCTATGAGTTGTCGGAGAGCTTATGTTTGGTTTCAAGTGTTATTCCATTTGTTTATTACCTTCCCTCTCCCAATAGCTATTCTTTTCATGAGACATGGAGCCAATGAGAAACTAGTTTTGATTAAAATTATTTTTTATGTAATATTCGCAGGTTTATTGTTTCTTGCTTTTATGCGAGTAATGTATGTAGGAATGTATCATTTTCAAGCTTTAGAAGTAATTTCTAAATTAGAGGCACTCTTTGATGAAATGGAAAGAAATAACGTAACGTACGGAAAATTGGAACAAGCAAACCACTTTGATTTGGAATTTAAAAAGGTTTCTTTTTGCTATGAAGAACAGTATGTTTGCAAAGAGTTGAGTTTTCAACTTAAAGAAAAGAAAACCTATGCTCTTGTAGGTTCTTCTGGTGGAGGAAAATCTACGATTGCAAAATTACTTTCCGGGTTTTATTCGGTTCAAGAAGGAGAAATTTTACTGGGAGGAAAAAATATTAAAGAATATTCCGAAACATTTCTAAGTAAACATATTGCTTTTGTCTTTCAAAATTCAAAATTATGGAAGAAAACAATTTTTGAGAATGTGAAAATGGGAAGAGAAGATGCAAGTTATGAAGAAGTCATGAAAGCTTTAGAAAAAGCTCAGTGTGAAGATATTTTAAATAAATTTGAAGAAAGAGAAAATACTCTTATCGGAGCAAAAGGAGTTTATCTTTCCGGTGGAGAAATTCAAAGAATTGCGATTGCAAGAGCCATTTTAAAAAATGCAGACATCGTTATTCTTGATGAAGCTTCTGCAGCGGCAGATCCTGAAAATGAGTATGAATTACAACGCGCCTTTTCGAATTTGATGAAGGATAAAACAGTCATTATGATAGCTCATAGACTTAGTTCTATCCAGAATGTAGATGAAATTTTAGTAATCGATCAAGGAAGCATTATCGAAAGAGGAAATCACAAAGAATTGATGGCAAATAAAAGTCGATATGCAGATTTACAAAAATTCTTTTCCGAAGCGAACGATTGGAGGATTGAAAATGATTAA
- a CDS encoding helix-turn-helix domain-containing protein, translating into MRKENFIEKYFERLSRIENLTKITDLFGIRYVFPNSHGKYWFYRLAIEEGMDITFTSLPNRLNYAFQIVNWDEEVLEFGVCTEGKMEILCYPSLERYSYQQGQACLYYSKNSVEKFEFYTKYYKGFSIHLHLDYFEYFFKLGKSSWLEKEWRNNLKNMLQEKFLKIWNSSIFLQALAKEIADFKIKSILDYFEFKGKINYFLVKLMLECMGISDSEDEKIQHLTFLIAQDYEKIYSLQEISRFLDTPIYQLQKMMKKKKGITICQYIRNLKLEYAKILLEKNDYTVAEVASMIGYSNPSKFSKIFFERYQKKPKKFKNNKIY; encoded by the coding sequence ATGAGAAAAGAAAATTTTATTGAAAAATATTTTGAGAGATTATCAAGGATAGAGAATCTAACTAAGATTACCGATTTATTTGGTATTCGTTATGTTTTTCCAAATTCTCATGGGAAATACTGGTTTTATAGACTTGCTATAGAAGAAGGAATGGATATTACTTTTACTTCTCTACCCAATCGCTTGAACTATGCTTTTCAAATTGTAAATTGGGATGAAGAAGTATTGGAATTTGGGGTATGCACAGAAGGGAAAATGGAAATCCTTTGTTATCCAAGTTTAGAAAGATATTCTTATCAGCAAGGGCAAGCTTGTTTATACTACTCTAAAAATTCAGTAGAAAAATTTGAATTTTATACAAAATATTATAAAGGTTTTTCAATTCATCTACATTTGGATTATTTTGAATATTTTTTTAAGTTAGGGAAGTCGTCGTGGTTGGAAAAAGAATGGAGAAATAACTTAAAAAATATGTTACAAGAAAAATTTTTAAAAATTTGGAATTCTAGTATTTTTTTACAGGCTTTGGCAAAGGAAATTGCAGATTTCAAAATAAAGTCTATTCTTGACTACTTTGAGTTTAAAGGAAAAATTAATTATTTTTTAGTGAAATTAATGTTGGAATGTATGGGAATTTCAGATAGTGAGGATGAAAAAATTCAACATTTAACATTTTTAATAGCACAAGATTATGAGAAAATTTATTCTTTACAAGAAATTTCTAGATTTTTAGATACTCCCATTTATCAATTGCAAAAGATGATGAAAAAAAAGAAAGGGATAACAATTTGTCAATATATTCGGAATTTAAAATTAGAATATGCTAAAATACTTTTGGAAAAAAATGACTATACAGTGGCAGAAGTTGCCTCTATGATAGGTTATAGCAATCCAAGTAAATTTTCAAAAATATTTTTTGAACGATATCAAAAAAAACCAAAAAAATTTAAGAACAACAAAATATATTAA
- a CDS encoding peptidase U32 family protein: protein MKIVAPAGNKERLYAAIKAGAEEIYMGLQGFGARRSAENFTVEEFIEALDYAHLRGSRIFLTLNTLMFKEEIEFLYCNLKKLYEHGLDAVIVQDLGLANYLHQNFPDLELHGSTQLSVANHVEINFLQSIGFTRVVLPRELTFEEIKSIREHTTIELEVFVSGALCICYSGNCYLSSFLGGRSGNRGMCAQPCRKNYQINQENKSYFLSPKDQFLGEEEIQKLKAIGIDSIKLEGRMKEPNYVFTTVQYYRNLIDDIATKERSSSLFNRGYSKGYFYEKTSEIMNPLFSSNLGERIGIIQGKEIRLEKDVILGDGFSYVSSSFEKLGGCYLNQIIIKGNKEKRKKAFKGEILILKDVSRGSKYLYRSYSKEIQDSIEVEKKQQDKRKEILASFIGEIGEKAKLCIHTKNEWGKEITLSVFSEENLQNANKKATTKEEVFQKISELGNTSFYLKNIEIELEENIFIPASLLKSLKRFAIEKLEKKLLESYLRIAPKEWKLSSIPNEKIDDLDFFFIVRTEKQKQYLEDKGYSNIFYRSYDIASEGELEKQNLDTLVAANFYQILKNRNTSGIIGNWNLNISNPYTFELLERLPQLDLLMLSPEMSFEKMKNIGATKQKKAILAYSKLRGMYIELDLIKGKNTILQNQENDNFHLKTNALGHTEVYLEEALNILSKQNLIKELGISVIIIEFTYETLQEIDLVLQELREKKGRYKAYNYERGVY from the coding sequence ATGAAAATTGTCGCTCCAGCAGGAAATAAAGAACGTCTTTATGCAGCCATAAAGGCAGGAGCAGAAGAAATTTATATGGGATTACAAGGTTTTGGTGCTAGAAGATCAGCTGAAAACTTCACCGTAGAAGAATTTATAGAAGCTCTTGACTATGCACATTTACGAGGAAGTCGTATTTTTTTAACCTTGAATACCCTTATGTTTAAAGAAGAGATTGAATTTCTTTATTGTAATTTGAAAAAATTATATGAACACGGTTTAGATGCTGTCATAGTACAAGATTTAGGTTTAGCCAACTACCTACATCAAAATTTTCCAGATTTGGAACTGCATGGAAGCACCCAATTAAGTGTTGCAAATCATGTAGAGATCAATTTTTTACAATCTATAGGTTTTACTAGAGTAGTTCTCCCAAGAGAATTAACTTTTGAAGAAATCAAATCGATTCGAGAACACACCACAATAGAATTAGAAGTTTTTGTTTCAGGAGCACTTTGTATTTGTTATTCAGGAAACTGCTATTTAAGTAGCTTTTTAGGTGGTCGAAGTGGAAATCGTGGTATGTGTGCACAACCTTGTCGAAAGAATTATCAAATAAATCAAGAAAACAAATCCTATTTTTTAAGCCCTAAAGATCAATTTCTAGGAGAAGAAGAAATTCAGAAATTAAAAGCAATTGGAATTGATAGTATTAAACTAGAAGGAAGAATGAAAGAACCTAACTATGTTTTTACAACAGTGCAATATTATCGAAATTTAATCGATGATATTGCTACAAAAGAAAGAAGTTCTTCTCTTTTCAATCGTGGTTATTCGAAAGGATATTTCTATGAAAAAACATCTGAAATTATGAATCCTCTTTTCTCTTCCAATTTAGGAGAACGAATTGGAATCATTCAAGGAAAAGAAATCCGCTTAGAAAAAGATGTTATCTTAGGGGATGGTTTTAGTTATGTTTCTTCTAGTTTTGAAAAACTGGGTGGATGTTATTTAAACCAAATCATTATAAAAGGAAATAAGGAAAAAAGAAAAAAAGCATTCAAAGGAGAAATTTTAATTTTAAAAGATGTTTCTCGTGGAAGTAAATATTTATATCGTAGTTATTCTAAAGAAATACAAGATAGTATTGAAGTAGAGAAAAAACAACAAGACAAAAGAAAAGAAATTTTAGCTTCTTTTATAGGCGAGATTGGAGAAAAAGCAAAACTTTGTATTCATACTAAAAATGAGTGGGGAAAAGAAATTACCCTGAGTGTTTTCTCTGAAGAAAACTTACAAAATGCAAATAAAAAAGCTACTACAAAAGAAGAAGTTTTTCAAAAAATATCAGAGTTAGGTAATACAAGCTTTTATTTAAAAAATATAGAGATAGAATTAGAGGAAAATATCTTTATCCCTGCTTCTCTCTTAAAATCTTTAAAAAGATTCGCTATAGAAAAATTAGAGAAAAAGTTATTGGAATCTTATCTAAGAATTGCTCCAAAAGAATGGAAGTTATCTTCTATCCCAAATGAAAAAATAGATGATCTGGATTTCTTTTTTATTGTTAGAACCGAAAAACAAAAACAATACTTAGAGGATAAAGGATATTCCAATATTTTCTATCGTTCCTATGATATTGCAAGTGAAGGAGAACTAGAAAAACAAAATCTCGATACTTTAGTCGCAGCAAATTTTTATCAAATTTTAAAAAACCGAAATACTTCAGGAATTATAGGAAATTGGAATTTAAATATCAGTAATCCCTATACTTTTGAGCTCTTAGAACGTCTACCTCAACTGGATCTATTGATGCTTTCTCCAGAAATGAGTTTTGAGAAAATGAAAAATATAGGAGCTACAAAACAGAAAAAAGCTATTTTAGCTTACTCTAAACTGCGAGGTATGTATATTGAACTTGATTTAATAAAAGGAAAAAATACTATTTTACAAAATCAAGAAAATGATAACTTTCATCTAAAAACAAACGCATTAGGTCATACAGAAGTTTACTTAGAAGAAGCTTTAAATATACTTTCGAAACAAAATTTAATCAAAGAACTTGGGATTTCTGTCATTATAATAGAATTTACCTACGAAACATTGCAAGAAATAGACTTGGTTCTTCAAGAGTTAAGAGAAAAAAAAGGAAGATATAAAGCTTATAATTATGAAAGAGGTGTATACTAA
- a CDS encoding DegV family EDD domain-containing protein, which produces MKIEIKSLNAVRLTKLFIAASRWLSKYADVLNDLNVYPVPDGDTGTNMSMTLQAVENELVKLDHEPNMKELSEIVSENILLGARGNSGTILSQIIQGFLSVVENTEEISIDVAARAFMAAKDKAYQAVNQPVEGTILTVIRKVAEAAMVYQGPQDDFILFLVHLKNIAHEAVENTPNELAKLKEAGVVDAGGKGIFYVLEGFEKSVTDPEMLKDLARIAKAKTVKRDKMEFAQEEDIAFKYCTEFIIESGSFPLEEYKAKIAPLGDSMVCAQTAKKTKTHLHTNHPGEVLEIAAALGNLNNIKIENMLIQHRNLLVTEAELSQVSGTVNPKEETFLLRSENATPIAYFAVVDNVELGNRFLDDGATAVLIGGQTKNPSVADIENGLKKIHSKTIILLPNNKNIISSAKMAAERSDKEVIVFETKSMLEGHYVVKHKEESMDILLQQLGRNYSIEITKASRNTKVEELEIEKEDCIALVNGRIVEKAKNNAELIEKLYTRYLDRNSLSIFAVLGKEREEEGMKALKQHSSRIKYQEFEGNQENYPYYIYVEQRDPNLPRIAIVTDSASDLTPELMNGYDIHIIPLRLKIGDKNYDDGITITRKEFWNKILREKVLPKTSQPSPAEFHKVYQNLFDKGYESVITILLSSKLSGTQQAAKIAKEMMGNDKDIYIVDSKAVTFAEAHQVLEAAKLVKEGATTKEVLERLYELQDQMKLYFAVNDITYLQKGGRIGRASSIIGGLLKVKPILKLEDGEVTLETKVIGERGALSYMEKLIKNEGKKNSIILYTAWGGGNQELHNADVLKKMSEDSRKIEHRGRFEIGPTIGSHSGPVYGFGMISKIR; this is translated from the coding sequence ATGAAAATAGAAATAAAAAGCTTGAATGCAGTGAGATTAACAAAATTATTCATTGCAGCAAGTCGTTGGCTTTCCAAATACGCCGATGTTTTAAATGATTTAAATGTGTATCCTGTTCCTGATGGGGATACCGGAACAAATATGTCTATGACATTACAAGCAGTAGAAAACGAATTAGTAAAACTAGATCATGAACCAAATATGAAAGAACTTTCAGAAATTGTGTCAGAAAATATTTTACTAGGAGCCAGAGGAAACTCCGGAACTATTTTATCACAAATTATTCAAGGATTCTTATCTGTAGTAGAAAACACTGAAGAAATCAGTATCGATGTAGCAGCAAGAGCATTTATGGCAGCAAAAGACAAAGCTTACCAAGCGGTAAATCAACCCGTAGAAGGTACAATACTAACAGTAATTAGAAAAGTAGCAGAAGCGGCGATGGTATATCAAGGACCACAAGATGATTTTATATTATTCTTAGTTCATTTAAAAAATATAGCTCATGAAGCTGTTGAAAATACTCCGAATGAATTAGCAAAATTAAAAGAAGCGGGTGTTGTAGATGCTGGTGGAAAAGGAATTTTTTATGTCTTAGAAGGTTTTGAAAAATCTGTAACAGACCCAGAAATGTTAAAAGATTTAGCAAGAATTGCAAAAGCAAAAACAGTCAAACGTGATAAAATGGAATTTGCACAAGAAGAAGATATTGCTTTTAAGTACTGTACAGAATTTATCATTGAGAGTGGAAGTTTTCCATTAGAAGAATATAAAGCTAAAATAGCTCCTTTAGGAGATTCTATGGTTTGTGCTCAAACAGCAAAAAAAACAAAAACTCACCTTCATACAAACCATCCTGGAGAAGTTTTGGAAATTGCAGCTGCTTTAGGGAATTTAAATAATATAAAAATTGAAAATATGTTAATCCAACATCGAAATCTTTTAGTTACTGAAGCTGAATTATCCCAAGTAAGTGGAACTGTCAATCCAAAGGAAGAAACTTTTCTACTACGAAGTGAAAATGCGACTCCAATTGCTTATTTTGCAGTTGTGGATAATGTAGAATTAGGAAATCGTTTTCTAGATGATGGAGCCACTGCAGTTTTAATTGGTGGGCAAACAAAAAATCCTAGTGTCGCAGATATTGAAAATGGCTTAAAAAAGATTCACTCTAAAACAATCATCCTTTTACCAAATAATAAAAACATTATTTCTTCTGCTAAAATGGCCGCTGAACGTTCTGATAAAGAAGTTATTGTGTTTGAAACTAAATCGATGTTAGAAGGTCATTACGTTGTAAAACATAAAGAAGAATCTATGGATATTTTACTACAACAACTAGGTAGAAATTATTCTATTGAAATTACAAAAGCATCACGTAATACAAAAGTGGAAGAATTAGAAATTGAAAAGGAAGATTGCATCGCATTAGTCAACGGTAGAATTGTAGAAAAAGCCAAAAATAATGCTGAGTTAATTGAAAAGCTATATACCAGATACTTAGATCGTAATAGTTTAAGTATCTTCGCAGTTCTTGGAAAAGAAAGAGAAGAAGAAGGAATGAAAGCTTTAAAACAACATTCTTCTAGAATTAAATATCAAGAATTTGAAGGGAATCAGGAAAATTACCCTTATTATATTTATGTAGAACAACGAGATCCAAATCTACCTAGAATTGCAATTGTAACAGATTCTGCCTCTGATTTAACTCCAGAGTTGATGAATGGTTATGATATTCATATCATTCCTCTTCGGCTAAAAATTGGAGATAAAAATTATGATGATGGAATTACTATTACTCGTAAAGAATTTTGGAACAAAATTTTGAGAGAAAAAGTGTTACCAAAAACATCTCAACCTTCTCCAGCGGAATTTCATAAAGTATATCAAAATTTATTTGATAAAGGATATGAATCTGTTATTACTATTTTATTATCTAGTAAATTGAGTGGTACGCAGCAAGCTGCTAAAATTGCTAAAGAAATGATGGGTAATGATAAAGATATTTATATTGTCGATTCTAAAGCAGTAACCTTTGCTGAAGCTCACCAAGTACTAGAAGCTGCCAAATTAGTAAAAGAAGGAGCTACTACAAAAGAAGTCTTAGAACGATTATATGAATTACAAGATCAAATGAAACTGTACTTTGCTGTAAATGACATTACTTATTTACAAAAAGGTGGAAGAATCGGAAGAGCTTCTTCTATTATCGGTGGACTTTTAAAAGTAAAACCTATTCTGAAATTAGAAGATGGAGAAGTTACTTTAGAAACAAAGGTAATCGGAGAGCGAGGAGCTCTATCCTATATGGAAAAATTGATTAAAAATGAAGGAAAGAAAAATAGTATCATTCTTTATACTGCTTGGGGAGGAGGTAATCAAGAATTACACAATGCAGATGTTTTGAAAAAAATGTCTGAAGATTCTCGAAAAATAGAGCATAGAGGTCGATTTGAAATTGGACCTACGATTGGTTCTCACAGCGGTCCTGTTTATGGATTTGGAATGATTTCTAAAATTCGATAA
- a CDS encoding phosphatidylglycerophosphatase A family protein, with product MDKRLKTIRNLATWFGLGDLPKAPGTFGTLGAIPLYILLCYLRKIFPNTMIYNSFYFMFLMTFFAISVYVADICEQEIFKKEDPQAVVIDEVLGYLTTLAFINPIGISQTLWAIGLAFLIFRFFDITKLGPIDKSQHLKMGIGVVMDDFLAGIIGNFLLVCLWTIFF from the coding sequence ATGGATAAGCGATTAAAAACTATTCGGAATTTAGCTACTTGGTTTGGTCTTGGAGATCTTCCAAAGGCTCCTGGGACTTTTGGAACCTTAGGAGCTATCCCTTTATATATTCTATTATGTTATTTACGAAAAATTTTTCCAAATACCATGATATACAATTCCTTTTATTTTATGTTTTTAATGACTTTTTTTGCTATTTCTGTTTATGTGGCAGATATTTGTGAACAAGAAATCTTTAAAAAAGAGGACCCTCAAGCTGTGGTGATTGATGAAGTGCTTGGATATTTAACTACCTTAGCTTTTATCAATCCTATAGGAATTTCTCAGACTCTTTGGGCAATTGGATTAGCTTTTTTAATTTTTCGTTTTTTTGACATTACAAAATTAGGTCCTATTGATAAATCTCAACATTTAAAAATGGGAATTGGTGTTGTTATGGATGATTTTTTAGCAGGAATTATTGGAAATTTTTTATTAGTTTGTCTATGGACAATCTTTTTCTAG
- a CDS encoding CinA family nicotinamide mononucleotide deamidase-related protein, whose protein sequence is MKAACILVGTELLNGAMVDTNSIYMAEELNKVGIELPYKMIVRDIKEEIIDAIQYFHSRVDIIIMSGGLGPTLDDITKDAIADFLGKKLIVDPEELKVLHQKFASRGLPILEMNTKEVEKPEGAISFENSVGMAPAIYIDKIAAFPGVPRELYDMFPKFLSYFIKEKNWKHKIYIKDIITYGIPESVLENHVKDCFQEEGIFYEFLVKNYGILIRMQADAMKKNKVEKIKEKIYNIIGDFIIGEDSVKIEEKIVQYLKEKQWKISLAESCTGGLIADHFVRLAGVSEVFYEGIVSYDNEAKKKRLGVQKQTLDNDGAVSENTAREMLLGLSTEVAISTTGIAGPGGGSNEKPVGLVYIGIRVLDKTYVIKKIFHGNRQQIRQRTVLEALVSLFQILTKGCEM, encoded by the coding sequence ATGAAAGCAGCTTGTATTCTCGTGGGTACAGAATTATTAAACGGAGCAATGGTCGATACAAATAGCATATATATGGCGGAAGAGCTAAACAAAGTAGGGATTGAACTACCTTATAAAATGATAGTACGAGATATAAAAGAAGAAATTATTGACGCTATTCAATATTTTCATTCTAGAGTTGATATTATTATTATGTCAGGAGGTTTAGGTCCCACTTTAGATGATATTACGAAAGATGCTATTGCGGATTTTTTAGGAAAAAAGTTAATCGTAGATCCAGAAGAACTAAAAGTTTTACATCAAAAATTTGCTTCCCGAGGGCTTCCTATTTTAGAAATGAATACAAAAGAAGTCGAAAAACCAGAAGGAGCAATATCTTTTGAAAATTCTGTTGGCATGGCTCCAGCTATTTACATTGATAAGATTGCGGCTTTCCCAGGAGTTCCTAGAGAGCTTTATGATATGTTTCCTAAATTTTTATCCTATTTTATTAAAGAAAAAAATTGGAAACATAAAATCTATATTAAAGATATTATTACCTATGGAATTCCAGAATCTGTTTTAGAAAATCATGTAAAAGATTGCTTCCAAGAAGAAGGCATCTTTTATGAATTTTTAGTAAAAAATTATGGAATTTTAATTCGTATGCAGGCAGATGCTATGAAAAAAAATAAAGTGGAAAAAATCAAAGAAAAGATATATAATATCATAGGCGACTTTATTATTGGGGAAGATTCTGTGAAAATAGAGGAAAAAATTGTCCAATATTTAAAAGAAAAACAATGGAAAATATCCCTCGCAGAGTCATGTACAGGAGGACTGATTGCAGATCATTTTGTTCGTTTAGCTGGAGTTTCTGAGGTATTTTATGAAGGAATTGTTTCTTATGATAACGAAGCGAAGAAAAAACGACTAGGAGTACAAAAGCAGACTTTAGATAATGATGGAGCGGTTAGCGAAAATACCGCACGAGAAATGCTTTTAGGTCTTTCCACTGAAGTAGCCATTTCTACGACCGGTATTGCAGGACCAGGTGGTGGAAGCAATGAAAAACCTGTTGGACTTGTTTATATAGGAATTCGAGTACTAGATAAAACTTATGTTATTAAAAAAATATTCCATGGAAACAGACAACAAATTCGACAGCGTACTGTTTTAGAGGCCTTAGTAAGCCTTTTTCAAATTTTAACTAAAGGGTGTGAAATGTGA
- the coaE gene encoding dephospho-CoA kinase (Dephospho-CoA kinase (CoaE) performs the final step in coenzyme A biosynthesis.), whose product MIIGITGTIASGKSTVSDYFIKQGYVVIDADKITKELQEQKEVLKEFLEIFGESVLLENRSLNRQKLREIVFQDKTALQKINRIMHPKVREKFEDVRSRTLKEEIVFFDIPLLFEAHFEDLCEKIILVCAEREVQIRRVIQRDNSSRELAEKIINSQAKEEEKRKKSDYIIENNGTVEELYQKLKKWEETFNENCRSSRK is encoded by the coding sequence ATGATTATTGGAATTACTGGAACCATTGCTAGTGGTAAAAGTACCGTAAGTGATTATTTTATAAAACAAGGCTATGTTGTAATCGACGCAGATAAAATTACAAAAGAATTGCAAGAACAAAAAGAAGTTTTAAAAGAATTCTTAGAAATTTTTGGTGAAAGTGTGCTTCTCGAAAATAGAAGCTTAAATCGACAAAAATTGAGAGAAATTGTTTTTCAAGATAAGACAGCTTTGCAAAAAATCAATCGGATTATGCATCCCAAAGTTCGAGAAAAATTTGAAGATGTTAGAAGCAGAACTTTGAAAGAAGAAATTGTTTTTTTTGATATCCCTCTTTTATTTGAAGCCCATTTTGAAGATTTATGTGAAAAGATTATTCTCGTTTGTGCAGAAAGAGAAGTACAAATTAGAAGAGTGATCCAAAGAGATAATAGTTCTCGTGAATTAGCAGAAAAAATTATAAATTCACAAGCAAAAGAAGAGGAAAAAAGAAAAAAATCAGATTATATTATTGAAAATAATGGTACTGTAGAAGAGCTTTATCAAAAATTAAAAAAATGGGAGGAAACATTCAATGAAAATTGTCGCTCCAGCAGGAAATAA
- a CDS encoding helix-turn-helix domain-containing protein encodes MSIGEKIKKSRNEKSLSLRELAVKVDLSASFLSQIEQGKASPSIENLKKIATALDVRVSYLIEDDEIQKNVDFVKKENVKYIESRDSNTKMALLTVSNDEKTMEPILYEIGPGGESGRNSYSHSGEEFIYITQGELEIYINDSMYKLKEGDSLYFKSNQQHRFKNSTKKETKAIWVVSPPGF; translated from the coding sequence ATGAGTATCGGGGAAAAAATTAAGAAAAGCAGAAACGAGAAGAGTTTATCTTTAAGAGAGTTAGCAGTAAAGGTAGACTTGTCTGCGAGCTTCTTATCTCAAATTGAACAAGGAAAAGCATCTCCTTCTATTGAAAATTTAAAAAAGATCGCAACTGCTCTTGATGTACGAGTGAGCTATTTGATTGAAGATGACGAGATCCAAAAAAATGTAGATTTTGTAAAAAAAGAAAATGTTAAATATATTGAAAGTAGAGATTCTAATACAAAAATGGCTCTATTGACTGTTTCAAATGATGAAAAGACGATGGAACCTATTTTATACGAGATTGGTCCCGGGGGAGAAAGTGGAAGAAATTCTTATTCTCATAGTGGAGAAGAATTTATTTATATCACACAAGGAGAGTTAGAAATTTACATCAATGACAGTATGTATAAACTAAAAGAAGGGGATAGTCTGTATTTCAAATCAAATCAACAACATCGATTTAAAAATTCTACAAAAAAAGAAACGAAAGCCATTTGGGTAGTAAGTCCGCCAGGATTTTAA